A genome region from Flavobacterium sp. CFS9 includes the following:
- a CDS encoding N-acetyltransferase family protein, whose product MMIRKATIEDSENITALLLLAMEDIIYKFTGEKDPKTAYYFLLHFVETENNQYSYQNCYVAEEDNEIIGAVSVYDGGQLHALRKPIVDYVRLNFNPDFNPEDETQSGEFYIDSVGVSPNHQGKGVGSKLLQFLIDDYVTQNQRTLGLLVEDANPNAKKLYLKLGFKVMGTRTLVGKNMEHLQIS is encoded by the coding sequence ATGATGATCAGAAAAGCAACAATAGAAGATTCAGAAAATATTACAGCACTTTTACTGCTGGCAATGGAGGACATTATCTATAAATTTACAGGTGAAAAGGATCCTAAAACTGCCTACTATTTCCTGCTTCATTTTGTTGAAACCGAGAATAATCAATACTCTTATCAAAATTGTTATGTAGCGGAGGAAGACAATGAAATTATTGGCGCTGTTTCTGTTTATGATGGAGGACAATTGCACGCGTTGAGAAAACCAATTGTTGATTATGTTCGTCTGAATTTCAATCCGGATTTTAACCCTGAAGACGAAACACAAAGTGGAGAATTTTACATTGATTCAGTTGGTGTGAGTCCAAATCATCAGGGAAAAGGAGTTGGCTCTAAACTGCTGCAATTTTTAATTGACGACTATGTAACTCAAAATCAAAGGACTCTGGGACTATTGGTGGAAGACGCTAACCCGAATGCGAAAAAACTATATTTAAAATTAGGGTTTAAAGTAATGGGTACCAGAACTTTGGTAGGTAAAAATATGGAACATCTGCAGATTTCATAG
- a CDS encoding ribonucleotide-diphosphate reductase subunit beta yields the protein MSIFDKRINYKPFEYPEVLQFTEAINKAYWVHTEVDFTADTQDFHSHLNHAEKTAIKNSLLAIAQIEVAVKSFWGNIYEHFPKPEFNGLGTTFAECEFRHSEAYSRLLEVLGYNDEFEKLMEIPVIRKRVDYLSDVLKDTKSQDNKKYVISLILFSILIENVSLFSQFAILLSFTRFKGYMKNVSNIIAWTSIDEQIHANGGIYIVNKIREEFPDYFDEETLNLIREAVKNSIEVEADILDWIFEEGEIETINKTDLVNFMKFRIDESLVQINIPTIFNVPADDYKAMAWFEEEVFANSLDDFFAKRPVEYTKHDKSITADDLF from the coding sequence ATGTCTATATTTGATAAAAGAATCAATTATAAACCTTTCGAGTACCCGGAGGTTTTGCAATTTACAGAAGCCATAAATAAAGCATATTGGGTTCATACAGAGGTTGATTTTACAGCCGATACACAGGATTTTCATTCTCATTTAAACCACGCGGAGAAAACTGCCATTAAGAATAGTCTATTGGCGATTGCACAGATAGAAGTAGCCGTGAAAAGTTTTTGGGGAAACATTTACGAGCATTTTCCAAAGCCGGAATTCAACGGACTGGGGACTACTTTTGCTGAGTGTGAATTCAGACATTCTGAGGCTTATTCACGTCTTCTGGAGGTTTTAGGTTACAACGATGAATTTGAAAAGCTGATGGAGATTCCGGTCATCCGCAAACGAGTCGATTATCTTTCGGATGTACTTAAGGATACCAAATCTCAGGACAACAAAAAGTATGTCATCTCACTGATTTTGTTCAGTATTCTGATTGAAAATGTGTCGCTTTTCAGTCAGTTTGCAATTTTATTGTCTTTTACGCGATTCAAAGGCTACATGAAAAATGTGAGTAACATCATTGCCTGGACTTCTATTGACGAGCAGATTCATGCTAATGGAGGGATCTATATCGTAAACAAAATCCGTGAGGAGTTTCCGGATTATTTTGATGAAGAAACATTAAACCTGATTCGGGAAGCCGTTAAAAATTCAATAGAAGTAGAAGCCGATATATTAGATTGGATTTTTGAAGAAGGTGAAATTGAAACGATCAATAAAACGGATTTGGTTAATTTCATGAAATTCAGAATAGACGAAAGTCTGGTTCAGATCAATATCCCGACTATTTTTAATGTTCCGGCAGACGATTATAAAGCGATGGCCTGGTTTGAAGAGGAAGTTTTTGCCAACAGTCTTGACGATTTCTTTGCCAAAAGACCTGTAGAATATACTAAACACGACAAAAGCATTACCGCAGACGACCTGTTCTAA
- a CDS encoding ribonucleoside-diphosphate reductase subunit alpha: MNTIDTTSANSLPLSEADNKMWWKNSESEQILNRGYLLKGETVEGAIDRICTAAARRLYKPELKESFVEMIERGWMSISSPVWANMGTERGLPISCFNVHVPDEIEGITHKLGEVIMQTKIGGGTSGYFGELRERGSAVTDNGKSSGAVSFMKLFDTTMDTISQGGVRRGAFAAYLDVDHPDIEEFLKIKSIGNPIQNLFTGICVPDYWMQEMIDGDVDKRQIWAKVLESRQQKGLPYIFFSDNVNKNKPQVYKDKNLRINASNLCSEIMLPSSLDESFICCLSSMNLELYDEWKDTEAVKLAIFFLDAVLQEFIEKTEGNYYLSAANRFAKRHRALGLGVLGWHSYLQKNMIPFEGMEAKMKTTEIFQHISDKADKATQDLARIYGEPELLKGYGRRNTTTMAIAPTTSSSAILGQTSPGIEPFSSNYYKAGLSKGNFMRKNKYLKILLEQKGLDNEEVWREIMLNGGSVQHMTQLTKEEKDVFKTFKEISQLEIVQQASIRQKFVDQGQSINLNIPADLPIKEVNRLLIEAWQLGIKSLYYQRSQSVSKELVTSLVSCSSCES, translated from the coding sequence ATGAATACAATAGATACAACTTCAGCAAACAGCCTTCCGTTAAGTGAAGCCGATAATAAAATGTGGTGGAAAAACTCTGAAAGTGAACAAATCTTAAATCGTGGTTATCTTTTGAAGGGAGAGACTGTAGAAGGTGCAATTGACAGAATTTGTACCGCCGCAGCCCGAAGATTATACAAACCTGAATTAAAGGAATCTTTTGTAGAAATGATCGAACGCGGCTGGATGAGCATCAGTTCGCCTGTTTGGGCCAATATGGGAACCGAACGCGGATTGCCAATTTCGTGCTTTAATGTGCATGTTCCCGATGAAATCGAAGGAATTACCCATAAACTGGGGGAGGTGATTATGCAGACGAAAATTGGTGGTGGAACTTCGGGATACTTTGGGGAATTACGCGAAAGAGGAAGCGCTGTTACAGACAATGGTAAGAGCAGCGGAGCGGTAAGTTTTATGAAACTTTTTGATACTACGATGGACACCATTTCTCAGGGAGGCGTGCGTCGTGGAGCATTTGCTGCTTATTTAGACGTGGATCACCCGGATATTGAGGAATTTTTGAAGATTAAAAGTATCGGAAACCCGATTCAGAATTTGTTTACCGGAATCTGCGTACCGGATTACTGGATGCAGGAAATGATTGATGGTGATGTCGACAAAAGACAAATCTGGGCGAAGGTATTAGAAAGCCGTCAGCAAAAAGGATTGCCTTATATTTTCTTTAGTGACAACGTAAATAAAAACAAACCTCAGGTTTATAAAGATAAAAATCTGCGTATTAATGCCAGTAATTTGTGCAGCGAAATCATGCTGCCTTCCAGTTTGGACGAATCCTTTATTTGCTGTCTTTCTTCAATGAATCTGGAGCTTTACGATGAATGGAAAGATACTGAAGCCGTAAAATTAGCAATCTTTTTCCTGGATGCCGTATTGCAGGAATTCATCGAAAAAACAGAAGGGAATTATTACCTTTCGGCAGCCAATCGATTTGCTAAAAGGCACCGTGCACTTGGACTTGGCGTTCTGGGATGGCATTCGTATCTGCAAAAAAATATGATTCCGTTTGAAGGAATGGAGGCCAAGATGAAAACCACCGAAATTTTCCAGCATATCAGTGACAAAGCCGATAAAGCAACTCAGGATCTGGCCAGAATTTATGGTGAACCGGAATTGTTAAAAGGATACGGAAGACGCAATACCACCACCATGGCTATTGCGCCAACAACATCATCATCGGCTATTTTAGGGCAGACTTCACCGGGAATTGAGCCTTTCAGCAGTAATTACTACAAAGCAGGTCTGAGCAAGGGAAATTTTATGCGTAAAAATAAATACCTTAAAATCTTATTGGAGCAAAAGGGATTGGACAATGAAGAAGTGTGGAGAGAAATTATGCTCAATGGCGGAAGCGTACAGCACATGACACAGCTGACCAAAGAAGAGAAAGACGTTTTTAAAACCTTTAAAGAAATCAGTCAGTTAGAGATTGTACAGCAGGCTTCTATACGTCAGAAGTTTGTAGATCAGGGGCAAAGTATCAATTTGAACATTCCTGCCGATTTACCTATTAAAGAAGTAAACCGACTGCTTATCGAAGCCTGGCAGCTTGGTATCAAAAGTTTGTATTATCAACGCAGTCAAAGTGTATCAAAAGAACTGGTAACCAGTTTGGTGAGCTGCAGCAGCTGTGAATCATAA